A section of the Rhizobium sp. Pop5 genome encodes:
- a CDS encoding DUF2865 domain-containing protein encodes MKRRNLSLALLLALAAPATAAQSSAICDDLRGRLADLPRTIATNSGPEARQYASAMAEQNLELRKVRNDLRNFGCTSGSMVVIGGENADYCAELAQAEGRMTDNIRYLQDRRDELRNQGDGTDDARRELTAALERNGCNSDNFYAPTERSANDPAPSVEEQAMRTDTFIPLGGGEQVDPSYYGLPRAEMLSPVSTICVRSCDGGFFPISSNATSVDFGRDAQTCAKMCPGIETQLFYRDVTSTEASNMISVATGTPYSAMKNAFVYKNRAPGEKNSCACNLTAYYNEMRSKQALSEPPQQGSITTIHTDPPAKNAPAAAAPQPSAPERPYDPTQNKVRQVGPQFLAGDQGSIDLANPATPGPQPQQQ; translated from the coding sequence GTGAAACGCCGAAACCTGTCTCTTGCGCTTCTTCTTGCATTGGCAGCACCTGCCACTGCCGCACAGTCCAGCGCCATCTGCGACGACCTGCGCGGCCGCCTGGCCGACCTGCCGCGAACGATCGCCACCAATAGCGGGCCGGAAGCGCGCCAATATGCTAGCGCCATGGCCGAGCAGAACCTCGAGCTGCGCAAGGTCCGCAACGATCTGCGCAATTTCGGCTGCACCTCCGGCAGCATGGTCGTGATCGGCGGCGAGAATGCAGATTATTGCGCCGAACTTGCTCAGGCCGAAGGCCGGATGACGGACAATATCCGTTATCTCCAAGATCGCCGCGACGAGCTGCGCAACCAGGGCGACGGAACTGACGACGCGCGCCGCGAACTGACCGCCGCTCTCGAGCGAAATGGCTGCAACAGCGACAATTTCTATGCGCCGACCGAGCGCAGCGCCAACGACCCCGCCCCGAGTGTCGAGGAACAGGCGATGCGCACCGATACCTTCATTCCGCTCGGCGGAGGTGAACAGGTTGACCCAAGTTACTACGGCCTGCCGCGGGCCGAGATGCTCTCGCCCGTCAGCACCATCTGCGTGCGCAGCTGCGATGGCGGCTTCTTTCCGATCAGTTCGAACGCCACCTCGGTCGATTTCGGCCGTGATGCCCAGACCTGCGCCAAGATGTGCCCCGGCATCGAGACGCAGCTCTTTTATCGCGACGTGACGAGCACGGAAGCCTCGAACATGATCTCGGTCGCGACGGGCACGCCCTACAGCGCGATGAAGAACGCCTTCGTCTACAAGAACCGTGCGCCTGGCGAAAAGAACAGCTGTGCCTGCAATCTCACCGCCTATTACAACGAGATGCGCAGCAAGCAGGCCCTGAGCGAACCGCCGCAGCAGGGTTCGATCACCACGATCCACACCGATCCGCCGGCCAAAAATGCTCCAGCAGCAGCCGCGCCGCAGCCATCCGCTCCGGAGCGTCCCTACGATCCCACGCAGAACAAGGTCCGCCAGGTCGGCCCGCAATTCCTCGCCGGCGACCAGGGCTCGATCGATCTTGCCAATCCGGCGACACCCGGCCCGCAGCCGCAACAGCAGTGA
- a CDS encoding YciI family protein — translation MRYMLMLHADEAAGKAVAPEEMARFMGQMYAYQQALEKAAAFVSSNALVSSSEGSLVRVQGNEVSVLDGPYADVREQFGGYFIIDVADMDEANKWAARCPAATWGTVEVRRIRDSSEYAG, via the coding sequence ATGCGCTACATGCTCATGCTGCATGCCGACGAAGCCGCCGGGAAGGCCGTTGCACCCGAGGAGATGGCGCGCTTCATGGGCCAGATGTATGCCTATCAACAAGCGCTGGAGAAAGCAGCAGCATTCGTCTCCAGCAATGCGCTGGTCAGTTCATCCGAGGGAAGTCTCGTTCGCGTTCAAGGAAACGAGGTTAGTGTTCTGGACGGCCCCTATGCCGATGTTCGCGAACAGTTCGGCGGGTACTTTATCATCGACGTCGCCGATATGGACGAAGCCAACAAATGGGCGGCACGCTGCCCTGCCGCGACCTGGGGAACGGTTGAGGTTCGCCGCATCAGGGATTCATCGGAATATGCCGGATGA
- a CDS encoding RNA polymerase sigma factor, producing MTLSGSSAARGAAERVARESYGRLVAYLGGRLGDIASAEDALATAFLTALEKWPVDGVPDNPDAWLLTIARRRKFDDWRKDKVKAKSADHLALITEELSAAADMDEDIADRRLALMFACAHPEIDVSARTPLILQTVLGLTAADIAARFLVSPKAMGQRLVRAKARIRDEKIPFLVPEKEELSHRLPPVLASIYAAYTSGWMDIDGVEALGQEAIWLASVVVSLLPQEPEPKGLLALMLYTEARRSSRRGPDGAFVPLDGQDVGLWDHAQLRLAEGLLREANANGPTGRYQIEAAIQSAHVARRLSGISNWQAVVSLYDMLGRIAPSPVVTLNRSVALMRIGQADAALGDIHALASDPRMADYLPYWTARAQICAELGRHVEAAEAFTVAIGLCWSEAERRHLEEQRLKVLC from the coding sequence ATGACGCTTTCGGGTTCCTCCGCTGCCCGAGGTGCAGCAGAGCGGGTGGCGCGCGAGAGCTATGGCCGTCTTGTCGCTTATCTTGGCGGACGGCTGGGTGATATCGCGTCCGCCGAAGATGCGCTCGCGACGGCTTTCCTCACGGCTCTCGAGAAATGGCCTGTCGATGGCGTGCCTGACAACCCCGACGCCTGGCTGTTGACCATCGCGCGCAGACGCAAGTTCGACGACTGGCGCAAGGACAAAGTGAAGGCGAAGAGCGCCGATCATCTCGCCCTCATCACCGAGGAACTCTCGGCAGCGGCTGACATGGACGAGGACATTGCGGACAGGCGGCTTGCGCTCATGTTCGCCTGCGCACATCCTGAGATCGATGTCTCGGCGCGAACGCCGCTGATCCTCCAGACGGTGCTGGGCCTGACCGCGGCAGATATCGCCGCGCGGTTTCTCGTCTCTCCAAAGGCCATGGGGCAGAGGCTTGTAAGAGCCAAGGCGAGGATCAGGGATGAGAAAATTCCGTTCCTCGTGCCGGAAAAAGAGGAACTGTCGCACCGCTTGCCGCCGGTGCTCGCCTCCATCTATGCCGCCTATACGAGCGGGTGGATGGACATCGACGGGGTGGAGGCGCTTGGACAAGAGGCAATCTGGCTTGCCAGCGTGGTTGTCTCCCTGCTTCCGCAAGAGCCCGAGCCGAAAGGTCTTCTCGCACTGATGCTTTATACGGAGGCGAGGCGATCATCCCGCAGGGGGCCTGACGGTGCATTCGTACCGCTGGACGGCCAGGATGTCGGACTTTGGGATCACGCGCAATTGCGCCTCGCCGAAGGACTCCTCCGAGAAGCAAATGCAAACGGTCCGACTGGCCGCTACCAGATCGAGGCCGCCATCCAATCTGCCCATGTCGCGCGCCGTTTGAGCGGTATCTCAAACTGGCAGGCCGTGGTTTCCCTCTACGACATGCTGGGCAGGATTGCTCCGTCGCCCGTCGTGACGCTCAATCGGTCCGTGGCTCTCATGCGGATAGGCCAGGCAGACGCGGCTCTTGGCGATATACATGCGCTTGCCAGCGACCCGCGGATGGCCGACTACCTGCCGTACTGGACGGCCCGCGCGCAGATTTGCGCCGAGCTGGGCAGACATGTCGAGGCGGCGGAAGCTTTCACGGTCGCCATCGGATTGTGTTGGTCGGAGGCAGAACGGCGCCACCTCGAAGAACAGCGCTTAAAAGTTTTGTGTTGA